A stretch of Microbulbifer bruguierae DNA encodes these proteins:
- the rplU gene encoding 50S ribosomal protein L21 → MYAVIESGGKQHRVEEGEVLRLEKIEVATGESVDFDKVLMVVDGDTINIGAPVVEGAKVTAEVLSHGRGEKVRIIKFRRRKHSMKRQGHRQWYTEVKITGIKG, encoded by the coding sequence ATGTACGCTGTTATTGAAAGCGGTGGTAAACAGCACCGTGTAGAAGAAGGCGAAGTTCTGCGCCTGGAAAAAATTGAAGTGGCTACCGGCGAATCTGTCGATTTTGACAAGGTTCTGATGGTAGTTGACGGTGACACCATCAACATCGGTGCGCCGGTAGTGGAAGGTGCCAAGGTGACTGCAGAAGTGCTGAGCCACGGCCGCGGCGAAAAGGTGCGTATCATCAAGTTCCGTCGTCGTAAGCACTCCATGAAGCGTCAGGGCCACCGTCAGTGGTACACCGAAGTTAAAATCACTGGCATCAAAGGCTAA
- a CDS encoding MFS transporter yields the protein MNPTERRALAGLASLYVFRMLGLFMVLPVLSLYGADYRGSTPALLGLALGAYGLSQALLQIPLGILSDRWGRKPVIFLGLAVFAAGSLVAALTDSVYGLIFGRILQGGGAIAAATMALAADLTRDENRGKAMAVIGASIGVAFVLAVVLGPLLAGFGGLSAIFWLTAILAVLGMLLVWRLVPNPPVNAAPRGPRQGDFARLLGQVEIWRLVCGVFFLHLLLTMMFVPLPLLLVDKLGIASEQHWKLYAPLLVGAFVLMVPLMRMAEKRQQVPAAMRLALLGLVFGGVALMSRVPGYWIVVCLGVFFLAFNLLEALLPAQLTRVAPAECRGAATGLYATLQFLGAFAGGSLGGVIYGWGGAPAVATFALGTLVLWSLAWWQMRGTRAGLASS from the coding sequence ATGAATCCCACTGAACGCCGCGCACTCGCCGGTCTCGCCTCCCTATACGTTTTTCGCATGCTGGGTCTGTTTATGGTGCTGCCGGTGCTGTCGCTGTACGGCGCCGACTACCGCGGTAGCACTCCTGCCCTGCTGGGGCTGGCTCTGGGTGCCTATGGCCTGAGCCAGGCGCTGTTGCAGATCCCCCTGGGGATATTGAGCGATCGCTGGGGCCGCAAGCCGGTGATTTTCCTGGGACTGGCGGTGTTTGCAGCCGGCAGCCTGGTCGCAGCATTGACCGACTCGGTGTACGGGCTGATTTTCGGGCGCATTCTGCAGGGGGGCGGTGCCATTGCCGCCGCCACCATGGCGCTGGCGGCGGACCTGACCCGTGACGAAAATCGCGGCAAGGCGATGGCGGTGATCGGCGCCTCTATTGGCGTCGCCTTCGTACTTGCGGTAGTGCTGGGCCCGCTGCTGGCGGGATTCGGTGGCCTGTCGGCGATTTTCTGGTTGACCGCGATTCTGGCGGTGCTGGGGATGCTGCTGGTTTGGCGCCTGGTACCGAACCCGCCTGTGAACGCCGCCCCACGAGGACCCAGACAGGGGGATTTTGCCCGCCTGCTGGGACAGGTTGAGATATGGCGGTTGGTGTGCGGGGTGTTTTTCCTGCATCTGTTGCTGACCATGATGTTTGTGCCGCTGCCATTGCTACTGGTGGACAAACTGGGCATCGCCAGCGAGCAGCACTGGAAACTCTACGCTCCGCTGTTGGTTGGTGCTTTCGTACTGATGGTGCCGCTGATGCGTATGGCGGAAAAGCGCCAGCAGGTACCGGCGGCTATGCGGCTGGCACTGCTGGGGCTGGTTTTTGGCGGCGTGGCACTGATGTCCCGGGTACCGGGTTACTGGATCGTGGTCTGCCTGGGGGTATTCTTTCTCGCCTTCAACCTGCTGGAGGCGCTATTGCCGGCCCAGCTTACCCGGGTGGCACCCGCTGAGTGCCGCGGTGCCGCCACAGGCCTTTATGCCACGCTGCAATTCCTCGGCGCCTTTGCCGGCGGCAGCCTCGGCGGGGTGATTTACGGGTGGGGCGGAGCCCCTGCGGTGGCCACCTTTGCCCTCGGTACACTGGTGCTCTGGTCCCTCGCCTGGTGGCAGATGCGCGGTACCCGTGCGGGGTTGGCGAGCAGCTGA
- the ssb gene encoding single-stranded DNA-binding protein — MARGVNKVILIGNLGGDPETRYLPSGGAVTNVTVATSETWKDKQTGQNQERTEWHRVVFFNRLAEIAGEYLRKGSKVYLEGSLRTRKWQDKQSGQDRYTTEIVASEMQMLDGRGEQGGGGYSQGGGQGGYPQQGQPQGGFNQGGGYQDEYAQGRSAPSPMAPSQQGNKPAGNQPPAGGFDNSFDDDIPF, encoded by the coding sequence ATGGCCAGGGGCGTTAACAAAGTAATTCTGATTGGCAATCTGGGCGGCGACCCGGAAACCCGCTATTTGCCCAGCGGTGGTGCCGTCACCAACGTCACCGTGGCGACGTCCGAAACCTGGAAAGACAAGCAGACAGGCCAAAACCAGGAGCGCACTGAATGGCACCGTGTGGTGTTCTTCAACCGCCTGGCGGAAATTGCCGGCGAATACCTGCGCAAAGGCAGCAAGGTCTATCTGGAAGGTTCCCTGCGTACCCGCAAGTGGCAGGACAAGCAGAGTGGCCAGGACCGCTATACCACCGAAATCGTCGCCAGTGAAATGCAGATGCTGGACGGCCGCGGTGAACAGGGTGGCGGTGGCTACTCCCAGGGTGGTGGCCAGGGCGGTTACCCGCAGCAGGGCCAACCCCAGGGCGGCTTCAACCAGGGCGGCGGCTATCAGGACGAGTACGCCCAGGGACGCTCCGCACCTTCCCCTATGGCGCCTTCCCAACAGGGCAACAAGCCCGCAGGCAACCAGCCGCCGGCGGGTGGCTTTGACAACAGCTTTGACGACGATATTCCCTTCTAA
- the galU gene encoding UTP--glucose-1-phosphate uridylyltransferase GalU has product MLKKCLFPVAGYGTRFLPATKAMPKEMLPLVNKPLVQYGVEEAIDAGLVEIGFVTGRGKRAIEDHFDTNFELEHQIAGTGKERYLDSVRNVIDRASFSYTRQGEMRGLGDAILQGQRLVGDEPFGVVLADDLCLNDGPGVLGQMVQLYNQFRCSIVAVEEVPRDQIHKFGVIAGNEIKPGLYQVTDMVEKPATEEAPSNMAIIGRYILTPDIFDLIRHTPPGKNGEVQITDALLAQAQKGCVLAYRFQGRRFDCGSVDGFVEATNHVYKTIYLPGEKDSDD; this is encoded by the coding sequence ATGCTGAAAAAGTGTCTTTTTCCGGTGGCAGGGTACGGGACCCGCTTTCTGCCGGCAACCAAGGCCATGCCAAAGGAGATGCTGCCGCTGGTCAACAAACCATTGGTGCAGTATGGGGTTGAGGAGGCTATCGACGCCGGCCTCGTAGAGATCGGCTTTGTCACCGGTCGCGGCAAGCGCGCGATCGAAGACCATTTTGATACCAATTTCGAGCTGGAACACCAGATTGCCGGTACCGGCAAAGAGCGTTATCTGGACAGTGTGCGCAACGTGATTGACCGCGCCAGTTTTTCCTACACCCGCCAGGGAGAGATGCGCGGGCTGGGGGACGCCATCCTGCAGGGGCAGCGATTGGTGGGCGACGAGCCATTTGGCGTGGTGCTTGCAGATGATCTCTGTCTGAACGACGGCCCCGGGGTACTGGGGCAGATGGTGCAACTGTACAACCAGTTCCGCTGCAGTATCGTCGCGGTAGAGGAAGTGCCGCGGGACCAGATTCACAAGTTCGGCGTTATCGCCGGCAATGAAATCAAACCCGGCCTGTATCAGGTTACGGATATGGTGGAAAAGCCGGCGACCGAGGAAGCTCCCAGCAACATGGCCATTATTGGCCGCTATATCCTGACGCCGGATATTTTTGACCTGATCCGCCATACCCCGCCGGGGAAAAATGGCGAGGTGCAGATTACCGATGCGCTGCTCGCCCAGGCCCAGAAGGGTTGCGTGCTCGCATATCGCTTTCAGGGGCGCCGTTTCGACTGCGGTTCGGTGGACGGCTTTGTAGAAGCCACTAATCACGTTTATAAAACTATCTATCTTCCGGGGGAAAAAGATTCAGATGACTGA
- the ispB gene encoding octaprenyl diphosphate synthase — protein MLPFHRVAADDFAAVNQQIIDQLHSDVPLVENIGHYLVEAGGKRLRPLLVLLCARAASYQGSDHITLAAIIEFIHTATLLHDDVVDTSDMRRGRITANAQWGNAPAVLVGDFLYSRAFQMMVALKDMDIMAILSDTTNTIAEGEVQQLVNAGDPAVTEANYLSVIHKKTGALFEAACETAAVLAGCNAEQRESLKLYGRHLGSAFQLVDDALDYRGNSEELGKNVGDDLAEGKPTLPLIYTMANGTDDQAALVREAIEKKSADKLTEIVAAIEACGALDYTLDRASKEVELALEKLEFLPEGEYKTALRQLAEFSIQRTV, from the coding sequence ATGCTACCTTTCCACCGGGTAGCCGCCGACGATTTTGCGGCGGTCAATCAGCAAATCATCGACCAACTGCACTCCGACGTTCCCCTGGTGGAGAACATTGGCCACTATCTGGTAGAGGCCGGCGGCAAACGGCTGCGCCCACTGCTGGTCCTGCTCTGCGCCCGTGCGGCAAGCTACCAGGGCAGCGATCACATTACCCTAGCCGCCATTATCGAGTTCATTCATACCGCCACCCTGTTGCACGATGACGTGGTGGACACGTCCGATATGCGCCGCGGCCGTATTACCGCCAACGCCCAGTGGGGCAACGCACCGGCGGTACTGGTGGGCGATTTCCTGTATTCCCGCGCGTTCCAGATGATGGTGGCACTGAAGGACATGGACATCATGGCGATCCTGTCTGACACCACCAACACCATCGCCGAGGGCGAGGTGCAGCAGCTGGTGAACGCCGGTGATCCCGCGGTGACAGAAGCCAATTACCTGAGCGTTATCCACAAGAAGACCGGCGCTCTATTCGAAGCGGCCTGTGAGACCGCAGCCGTTCTCGCCGGTTGCAACGCGGAACAACGGGAATCCCTGAAACTTTACGGCCGCCACCTGGGTTCAGCCTTCCAGCTGGTGGACGATGCTCTGGATTACCGCGGTAATTCGGAAGAGCTCGGCAAGAATGTCGGTGATGACCTTGCGGAAGGCAAACCCACACTGCCGCTGATTTACACCATGGCCAATGGCACCGACGATCAGGCGGCGCTGGTGCGGGAGGCGATCGAGAAGAAGTCTGCGGACAAGCTCACTGAGATTGTTGCCGCGATCGAGGCCTGTGGCGCACTGGACTATACACTTGACCGCGCCAGTAAAGAGGTCGAGCTGGCGCTTGAGAAACTGGAGTTTTTGCCGGAAGGTGAATACAAGACTGCGCTTCGGCAGTTGGCGGAATTTTCGATTCAGCGGACAGTTTGA
- the rpmA gene encoding 50S ribosomal protein L27: MAHKKAGGSTRNGRDSESKRLGVKRFGGQAVSAGSIIVRQRGTKFHAGVNVGMGKDHTLFATADGVVKFEVKGANNRKFVSIETA; this comes from the coding sequence ATGGCACACAAGAAAGCTGGCGGTAGTACGCGCAATGGTCGCGATTCCGAAAGTAAACGCCTGGGCGTTAAGCGCTTTGGCGGTCAGGCTGTCTCCGCAGGCAGCATCATCGTTCGTCAGCGTGGCACCAAGTTCCACGCTGGTGTAAACGTTGGTATGGGCAAAGATCACACCCTGTTCGCTACCGCTGATGGCGTAGTGAAGTTTGAGGTGAAAGGCGCCAACAACCGTAAGTTTGTTTCCATCGAAACAGCCTAA
- a CDS encoding sugar nucleotide-binding protein: MHHTGYQPDTVALIGAGNAIDGALQKGLQRVGFRVQLLTAEQLTSGQFAARADTIVINAASCGGSAHMDTARAACEALCAQPFTALLHLSSYGVFGGARRKKIDEDELPSPGSAGGRDWLACEQVLAAQENVSILRLGWQIDRSDRALLGRIIRGLLEGKPVALDDVSRGNPVTVADLARVVVAITQQLASGAPRSGIYHYGSADTCSAMEFGREVVDRVRSLYGEDFAAELVALEPSGDDRSSVLGCGKLRDVFGIQQRSWRQGLTRQVELWLERLQKPES, encoded by the coding sequence ATGCATCACACTGGCTATCAGCCGGATACGGTGGCGCTGATCGGTGCGGGCAACGCCATCGACGGCGCCCTGCAAAAAGGGCTGCAACGGGTGGGCTTCCGGGTGCAGTTACTGACTGCCGAGCAGCTTACATCCGGACAGTTTGCCGCACGCGCAGACACCATCGTGATCAATGCCGCCAGTTGTGGCGGCAGTGCCCATATGGATACCGCAAGAGCAGCCTGTGAGGCCCTGTGCGCGCAGCCGTTTACGGCACTGCTGCACCTTTCCTCCTACGGCGTGTTCGGCGGCGCCCGCCGCAAGAAAATTGATGAAGATGAGCTCCCGTCTCCCGGCTCTGCTGGTGGCCGCGACTGGCTGGCCTGTGAGCAGGTGTTGGCGGCACAGGAGAATGTGAGCATTCTGCGCCTGGGGTGGCAGATAGATCGCAGTGATCGGGCGCTGCTGGGACGGATAATCCGGGGCTTGCTGGAGGGCAAGCCCGTGGCACTGGATGACGTCAGCCGGGGCAACCCGGTGACCGTGGCAGATCTGGCGCGGGTAGTGGTAGCCATTACCCAGCAGCTGGCGAGCGGCGCGCCCAGGTCCGGGATCTATCACTACGGCTCTGCGGATACCTGCAGCGCGATGGAGTTCGGACGCGAAGTGGTGGATCGGGTGCGCTCCCTGTACGGTGAGGACTTCGCCGCGGAGCTGGTGGCTCTCGAACCTTCCGGGGACGATCGCTCATCGGTACTGGGGTGCGGCAAGTTGCGGGATGTGTTCGGTATCCAGCAGCGCAGCTGGCGGCAGGGGTTAACCCGCCAGGTGGAGTTGTGGCTGGAGCGGTTGCAGAAACCGGAAAGCTGA
- the cgtA gene encoding Obg family GTPase CgtA, with product MKFVDEAPISVQAGNGGKGCCSFWREKFVAKGGPDGGDGGDGGSVFLVADESLNTLVDYRYQPNYQAQHGESGRGRNCTGAKGEHLLLKVPVGTTAIDEDTGETLGDLLEPGQKLLVAQGGFHGIGNTRFKSSTNRAPRQTTPGSEGEHRNIKLELKVLADVGMLGLPNAGKSTFIRAVSAAKPKVANYPFTTLVPNLGVVKVQKYRSFVIADIPGLIEGAAEGAGLGIRFLKHLTRCRVLLHLVDLAPFDGSDPAQNALAIERELEAFSPTLAGRERWLVLNKTDLVPAAELEERCQSVINALGWQGPVFRVAAIRGEGTDVLCGQLMDHLEEVKHQEEVDGDLFEAEQEAQRQMQTEARERIEALRLAQRGRRKGEQESDEDDEDWDDDDYDVDVEYRQ from the coding sequence ATGAAATTTGTAGATGAAGCACCGATTTCGGTGCAGGCCGGCAACGGCGGTAAGGGGTGTTGCAGTTTTTGGCGCGAAAAATTCGTCGCCAAGGGCGGCCCTGATGGTGGCGACGGTGGCGACGGCGGTTCCGTGTTCCTGGTGGCCGATGAGTCACTGAATACCCTGGTGGACTACCGCTACCAGCCCAACTATCAGGCCCAGCACGGAGAGTCTGGGCGCGGTCGCAACTGCACCGGCGCCAAGGGCGAGCACCTGCTGCTGAAGGTGCCGGTAGGGACTACCGCCATTGATGAAGACACCGGGGAAACCCTGGGTGATCTGCTGGAGCCGGGGCAGAAGTTGCTGGTGGCTCAGGGCGGTTTTCACGGGATCGGCAATACCCGCTTCAAGTCCAGTACCAACCGCGCCCCCCGCCAGACCACGCCGGGCAGTGAGGGTGAGCACCGCAACATCAAGCTGGAGCTCAAGGTGCTGGCAGATGTGGGCATGTTGGGATTGCCCAATGCCGGTAAGTCCACCTTCATTCGCGCGGTATCCGCGGCCAAGCCGAAAGTGGCCAATTACCCGTTTACCACCCTGGTGCCGAACCTGGGTGTGGTGAAGGTGCAGAAGTACCGCAGCTTCGTGATTGCCGATATTCCCGGTCTGATCGAGGGTGCGGCGGAAGGTGCGGGGCTGGGTATCCGTTTCCTCAAGCATCTGACCCGCTGTCGGGTGCTGTTGCATCTGGTGGACCTGGCGCCGTTCGACGGCTCTGATCCGGCGCAGAATGCGTTGGCCATCGAGCGCGAGCTGGAGGCATTCAGTCCCACCCTGGCCGGACGCGAGCGCTGGCTGGTGCTGAACAAGACCGACCTTGTGCCGGCGGCGGAGCTGGAGGAGCGCTGTCAGTCAGTGATCAACGCCCTTGGCTGGCAAGGGCCGGTATTCCGTGTCGCCGCAATTCGTGGTGAGGGTACCGATGTTCTTTGTGGTCAGCTGATGGATCACCTGGAAGAGGTGAAGCATCAGGAAGAGGTGGATGGCGATCTGTTCGAGGCGGAGCAGGAAGCCCAGCGTCAGATGCAGACGGAAGCGCGCGAGCGTATTGAAGCCCTGCGGCTTGCCCAGCGCGGCAGGCGCAAAGGCGAGCAAGAATCTGACGAAGATGATGAAGATTGGGACGACGATGACTATGACGTCGATGTAGAATATCGCCAATGA
- the proB gene encoding glutamate 5-kinase: MDFSSARQQLTGRKRWVVKIGSALLTDNGRGVNRAAIHNWAGQMAALRRQGIEVLLVSSGAVAAGMDRLGWRKRPESIHQLQAAAAVGQSHLVQVYEQAFGQYDCRTAQILLDHDDLSNRTRYLNARSTLKTLLALGAVPIINENDTVVTDEIRFGDNDTLGALVANLVEADVLLILTDADGLFTEDPRDNPAAELVREAVAADPRLVAMAGDSRSGLGRGGMATKVRAAQLAARSGARTVIVGGSIDGVIERVAAGEELGTLLLPEADPLTARKRWLAGQLQVRGQLQLDAGAERALRAQGKSLLPVGVTGVSGRFHRGELVSCVGVDGVEIARGLVNYDSGEAKKICGQPSDRILDLLGYRDDDELIHRDNLILL, encoded by the coding sequence ATGGATTTCAGCTCGGCACGTCAGCAGCTCACCGGTCGCAAGCGCTGGGTCGTAAAAATTGGCAGTGCACTGTTGACCGATAATGGCCGTGGGGTAAACCGCGCGGCCATCCACAACTGGGCGGGGCAGATGGCTGCCCTGCGTCGCCAGGGTATTGAAGTGCTACTGGTTTCCTCCGGTGCGGTGGCGGCGGGGATGGATCGTCTGGGGTGGCGCAAGCGCCCGGAGTCGATTCATCAGTTGCAGGCTGCCGCCGCCGTCGGCCAGAGCCATCTGGTGCAGGTGTACGAACAGGCCTTCGGTCAGTACGACTGCCGCACCGCGCAGATCCTGCTGGATCACGACGATCTCTCCAATCGCACGCGTTACCTGAATGCCCGCAGCACACTGAAGACGCTGCTGGCCCTGGGGGCGGTGCCCATCATCAATGAAAACGACACAGTGGTGACCGACGAGATCCGTTTCGGTGACAACGACACCCTGGGGGCGCTGGTGGCGAACCTGGTGGAGGCGGATGTGTTGTTGATCCTCACCGATGCCGATGGATTGTTTACTGAAGATCCCCGCGACAATCCTGCCGCCGAACTGGTGCGCGAGGCGGTTGCTGCGGATCCGCGGCTGGTGGCCATGGCCGGTGATTCCCGCAGTGGGCTGGGGCGCGGCGGCATGGCCACCAAGGTGCGCGCGGCCCAGTTGGCGGCGCGTTCCGGTGCGCGTACGGTGATTGTCGGCGGTAGTATCGACGGTGTCATCGAGCGGGTCGCCGCGGGCGAAGAATTGGGCACTCTGCTGTTGCCGGAAGCGGATCCCCTGACCGCGCGCAAGCGCTGGCTGGCGGGGCAGTTACAGGTGCGTGGACAGTTGCAGCTGGACGCGGGCGCTGAACGGGCTCTGCGAGCGCAGGGCAAGAGTCTGCTGCCGGTGGGGGTTACAGGTGTCAGCGGCCGCTTTCATCGCGGCGAGCTGGTGAGTTGTGTGGGGGTCGATGGGGTGGAGATTGCGCGCGGCCTGGTGAACTATGACAGTGGTGAGGCGAAGAAAATCTGTGGCCAGCCTTCGGATCGGATTCTGGATCTGTTGGGCTACCGGGACGACGACGAGCTGATCCATCGCGACAATCTGATTCTGCTCTAA
- a CDS encoding phosphohexomutase domain-containing protein, with the protein MTELTCFKAYDLRGRVPDELNTEVAYRVGRAFAQFLGARRVVVGHDIRLTSGELTDALANGLRDAGADVYHIGECGTEEIYFSTFHGDFDGGICVTASHNPMDYNGMKFVRQGSRPISGDTGLLDIKRLAEENNFAAVEERGELHTFAHRDDFVKHLLGYVDTAELKPLKLVVNAGNGGAGAVVDALAPSLPFEFVRVNHEPDGNFPNGIPNPILPENRESTAAAVRESGADFGIAWDGDFDRCFFFDENGEFIEGYYVVGLLAEAFLVKAPGAKVVHDPRLTWNTEDIVRGAGGEPVESKTGHAFIKERMRKEDAIYGGEMSAHHYFRDFAYCDSGMIPWLLVAELVSRSGKSLSQLVGERMKAFPCSGEINSKVADPKALLKAAEDKYGPDANSVEHVDGLSVAFDEWRFNLRMSNTEPVVRLNVESRGDEALMKAKTEELLGLIQG; encoded by the coding sequence ATGACTGAATTAACCTGTTTTAAAGCCTACGATCTGCGCGGCCGCGTGCCTGATGAGCTGAACACTGAGGTCGCCTACCGTGTAGGTCGCGCCTTTGCCCAGTTCCTCGGCGCGCGCCGTGTGGTCGTCGGCCACGATATCCGCCTTACCAGTGGCGAGCTGACCGACGCACTGGCAAACGGCCTGCGCGATGCCGGCGCCGATGTGTATCACATCGGTGAGTGCGGCACGGAAGAGATCTATTTTTCCACCTTCCACGGGGACTTCGATGGCGGCATCTGTGTGACCGCCAGCCACAATCCGATGGATTACAACGGCATGAAGTTTGTCCGCCAGGGCTCCCGTCCGATCAGCGGCGATACCGGTCTGCTGGATATCAAACGCCTTGCGGAAGAAAATAATTTTGCCGCGGTGGAAGAGCGCGGTGAACTGCACACCTTCGCCCACCGCGATGATTTCGTAAAACACCTGCTGGGCTATGTGGACACCGCCGAGCTCAAGCCTCTGAAGCTGGTCGTCAACGCTGGTAATGGCGGTGCTGGTGCCGTGGTTGACGCCCTGGCGCCGAGCCTGCCGTTTGAATTCGTGCGCGTAAACCACGAGCCCGATGGCAATTTCCCCAACGGTATCCCCAACCCCATCCTGCCGGAGAACCGCGAGTCCACGGCAGCAGCGGTGCGCGAAAGCGGTGCGGATTTCGGTATCGCCTGGGACGGTGATTTCGATCGCTGTTTCTTCTTCGATGAAAATGGTGAGTTTATTGAGGGTTATTACGTGGTCGGCCTGCTGGCGGAAGCTTTCCTGGTCAAAGCCCCGGGAGCCAAAGTGGTACACGATCCTCGCCTGACCTGGAATACCGAAGACATCGTGCGCGGCGCCGGCGGTGAGCCGGTGGAGAGTAAAACTGGCCACGCCTTCATCAAAGAGCGTATGCGCAAGGAAGATGCCATTTACGGTGGCGAAATGAGCGCGCACCATTACTTCCGCGATTTCGCCTATTGCGATAGCGGCATGATCCCGTGGCTACTGGTCGCCGAGCTGGTAAGCCGCTCCGGAAAATCCCTTTCACAGCTCGTGGGCGAGCGTATGAAGGCATTCCCGTGCAGTGGCGAGATCAATTCCAAGGTGGCGGATCCGAAAGCGTTGCTGAAAGCTGCGGAAGACAAGTACGGGCCGGATGCCAATAGTGTTGAGCATGTGGATGGTCTGAGCGTTGCCTTCGACGAGTGGCGATTCAATCTGCGCATGTCCAATACCGAACCGGTTGTACGTCTCAATGTCGAGTCCCGCGGGGATGAGGCGCTGATGAAGGCCAAGACCGAAGAACTGCTCGGCCTGATTCAAGGCTGA
- the fabB gene encoding beta-ketoacyl-ACP synthase I: MRRVVITGMGITSCIGNNTQEVLASLKAGRSGIRYMDEYAELGLRSQVAGVVDIDFKEHIDRKHLRFMGDSAAYAYISMAEAIAMAGLEESDISNPRTGLVMGSGGTSTTAVIEAAETLKTKGVRRVGAYRVPQTMGSTVSACLATPFKIKGVNYSISSACATSAHCIGNGAELIQMGKQDIVFAGGGEELAWSLTHLFDAMGALSSKYNDTPTKASRPYDANRDGFVIAGGGGCVVLEELEHAKARGANIIAELVGYGATSDGYDMVAPSGEGAARCMQQALAGMDGKGLEGSIDYINTHGTSTPVGDVAELRAMKEVFGDKVPAFASTKSLTGHSLGAAGVQEAIYTLLMMQNDFIAASANVETVDEAAAGLDLVTELRQTEVRRALSNSFGFGGTNASLIFDKF; this comes from the coding sequence ATGCGCCGGGTAGTCATTACCGGAATGGGCATCACTTCCTGCATCGGCAACAACACGCAAGAAGTGCTGGCCTCCCTGAAAGCCGGTCGCAGCGGCATCCGTTATATGGATGAATACGCCGAGCTGGGCCTGCGCAGCCAGGTCGCGGGCGTCGTCGATATCGATTTCAAAGAGCACATCGACCGCAAACACCTTCGGTTTATGGGCGATTCTGCCGCCTATGCATACATTTCGATGGCCGAAGCCATCGCCATGGCGGGACTGGAAGAGTCCGACATCTCCAACCCTCGCACCGGTCTGGTGATGGGTTCCGGCGGCACCTCGACCACCGCCGTCATTGAAGCCGCCGAGACCCTCAAGACCAAGGGTGTGCGCCGGGTAGGTGCCTACCGGGTACCCCAGACCATGGGCAGCACGGTGTCTGCGTGTCTCGCCACGCCATTCAAGATCAAGGGCGTGAACTACTCCATTTCTTCCGCCTGCGCCACGTCTGCGCACTGTATCGGCAACGGCGCCGAACTGATCCAGATGGGCAAACAGGACATCGTCTTTGCCGGCGGTGGTGAAGAACTGGCCTGGAGCCTGACCCACCTGTTTGACGCCATGGGTGCCCTGTCGTCCAAGTACAACGACACCCCCACCAAGGCCTCACGCCCCTACGACGCCAACCGCGATGGCTTTGTGATCGCCGGCGGCGGCGGTTGTGTGGTACTGGAAGAACTGGAGCACGCCAAGGCCCGCGGTGCCAACATCATCGCTGAATTGGTGGGTTACGGGGCCACTTCCGATGGCTACGATATGGTTGCCCCCAGTGGCGAAGGCGCCGCGCGCTGTATGCAGCAGGCGCTGGCGGGTATGGATGGCAAGGGACTCGAAGGCAGCATCGACTACATCAACACTCACGGCACCTCTACCCCGGTGGGCGATGTGGCCGAGCTGCGTGCGATGAAGGAAGTCTTCGGTGACAAGGTCCCGGCATTTGCCTCGACCAAATCCCTCACCGGGCACTCCCTCGGCGCCGCCGGTGTGCAGGAAGCGATCTACACCCTGCTGATGATGCAGAACGACTTTATCGCCGCCTCCGCCAACGTGGAAACCGTCGATGAAGCAGCCGCTGGTCTGGACCTCGTCACCGAACTGCGCCAGACCGAGGTACGCCGCGCCCTGTCCAACAGCTTCGGCTTCGGTGGCACCAATGCGAGCCTGATCTTCGACAAGTTCTGA
- the fabA gene encoding 3-hydroxyacyl-[acyl-carrier-protein] dehydratase FabA gives MSNFVQKSSYDREELLACGRGEMFGPGNAQLPTPNMLMLDRITHISKEGGEFGKGELIAELDITPDLWFFDCHFPGDPVMPGCLGLDAMWQLLGYFLAWKGNPGRGRALGCGEVKFTGQILPTNKKVTYHIQMSRLVERKLVMGIGNGSVSVDGREIYTAKDLRVGLFTRTDNF, from the coding sequence ATGAGTAATTTCGTTCAAAAAAGCAGCTACGACCGTGAAGAGCTTCTGGCCTGTGGCCGCGGAGAGATGTTCGGCCCGGGCAATGCCCAGCTGCCCACTCCCAATATGCTGATGCTGGACCGCATCACCCACATCTCCAAAGAAGGTGGTGAATTCGGTAAAGGGGAGCTGATCGCCGAACTGGATATCACCCCGGACTTGTGGTTTTTCGACTGCCATTTCCCCGGCGACCCGGTAATGCCAGGCTGCCTCGGCCTCGACGCCATGTGGCAGCTGCTTGGCTACTTCCTGGCCTGGAAAGGCAACCCTGGCCGTGGACGCGCCCTCGGCTGCGGTGAGGTCAAATTTACCGGCCAGATTCTTCCGACCAACAAGAAGGTCACATACCATATCCAGATGAGCCGCCTGGTTGAGCGCAAGCTGGTGATGGGTATCGGCAACGGCTCTGTTTCCGTTGACGGTCGCGAAATTTATACCGCCAAGGATCTGCGGGTCGGACTGTTTACCCGTACAGACAACTTTTAA